In the Deferribacter desulfuricans SSM1 genome, AAGGCTGCAAGTGAAAAAAATGGTCAAATATATGGTGAAGGTGTTTTAGAAGTATTACCTGATGGGTTTGGTTTTCTTAGATCACCTGATGCTAACTATTTACCCGGACCCGATGATATATATGTTTCACCTGCTCAGATAAAACGCTTAGGACTTAGAAGTGGTGATACAATTCAAGGTGAAATAAGACCTCCTAAAGACAATGAGAAGTATTTTGCGTTGTTGAAAGTAGAAAAGGTAAACTGGGAAGAACCAAGGAGACAGAGAAATTTATTCGAAAACTTAACCCCGCTTTTCCCAGATGAAAGGTTGAATTTAGAAGCGTTTCCAACTGCTTATGATACAAGAATAATGAATCTTTTAGCTCCAGTTGGTAAAGGGCAAAGGGGGTTGATAGTTGCTCCTCCAAAGGCTGGTAAGACTATGCTGTTAAAGTCTATTGCAAACAGTATTACAAAAAATCACCCAGAGGTTTATCTGATAATTTTATTAATTGATGAACGACCTGAAGAAGTTACTGATATGCAGAGATCAGTTCAGGCAGAGGTTGTAAGTTCTACATTTGATGAACCTGCTTATAGACATGTTCATGTTGCCGAAATGGTTTTAAATAAAGCTAAAAGATTGGTTGAACATGGTAACGATGTTTGTATTTTATTAGATAGTATTACAAGGCTTGCCAGAGCTTACAACTCTATAGAACCACCAAGTGGTAAAGTATTAAGCGGTGGTGTTGATGCTAATGCACTTCATAAACCAAAAAGGTTTTTTGGTGCAGCAAGGAACATTGAAGAGGGTGGTTCGCTTACAATTATAGCCACTGCATTGATTGATACAGGTTCAAGGATGGATGAAGTTATTTATGAAGAATTTAAAGGTACTGGTAATATGGAGCTTCACCTTGATAGAAAACTTGCAGAAAGAAGGATATTCCCAGCGATAGATATTAATAAATCTGGTACCAGAAGAGAAGAGTTGCTTCTAACAAAAGAGGAGCTTAATAAAGTTTGGATTTTAAGAAGGTTTTTGAGTAATATGAATTCGGTTGATGCGATGGAATTTTTGCTGGATAAAATTAAAGGGACAAAAACAAATAAAGAATTTTTAGAGTCGATGAGTAAAT is a window encoding:
- the rho gene encoding transcription termination factor Rho; its protein translation is MNLSELKKKPIEELVTIANEFDIEHADNLLKQELIFEILKAASEKNGQIYGEGVLEVLPDGFGFLRSPDANYLPGPDDIYVSPAQIKRLGLRSGDTIQGEIRPPKDNEKYFALLKVEKVNWEEPRRQRNLFENLTPLFPDERLNLEAFPTAYDTRIMNLLAPVGKGQRGLIVAPPKAGKTMLLKSIANSITKNHPEVYLIILLIDERPEEVTDMQRSVQAEVVSSTFDEPAYRHVHVAEMVLNKAKRLVEHGNDVCILLDSITRLARAYNSIEPPSGKVLSGGVDANALHKPKRFFGAARNIEEGGSLTIIATALIDTGSRMDEVIYEEFKGTGNMELHLDRKLAERRIFPAIDINKSGTRREELLLTKEELNKVWILRRFLSNMNSVDAMEFLLDKIKGTKTNKEFLESMSK